Part of the Zingiber officinale cultivar Zhangliang chromosome 8A, Zo_v1.1, whole genome shotgun sequence genome, aggagtgcaggttgatgaagggaaagttaatgtaacacccctagaaagcctagataaagtaagggcaatgagagtacgaatgtaatgaaaagaatgtgtagatagtctacgttgaatgttacgatgggaaggatttagatgattatgaaagaaaataaagttaagaatataaatcatctatgcatgatttataatgtatggaattaatgtagacaaaaggaagaaatatgaatacatgtatgaaatatttatgcataatgcataatagggtaatatatgaattattatgtacaaaagaaaataaaacgttagaagagagattgaaccttggatctcttgtaaggaacatgtataggataccaaaggggataggagaattattgataaggagagagaggactaagtagttaagaataagaaaggattctttttactaaaaaggaaaagggagtaaaaagaagtaaaaatatacataaccaagttttgatccttggttctcttgtggatacatgcatgtgttaaccaagtgggataggagaggatattgtaagaggagagataggaattttaattaaaggaaagaaaagagagaaattaagggagaactcaagaagcatcttctctagaatattcttaacattaagaagagaagtaaataaggaggatgaatcaagacaagtttcctcccctcattttagtataaataggcatggaggggtgacttcaacttcatcctcactcactttcctcctctcctcccttgggtgccgaaaaccctctcccttcctcctttcttcttcttgttgccgagcaacacaagaggaagaaacctcttcttcctcctcactccctccctcttttctttcttgttgttgccgagcaacacaagaggaagaggtctcttctccctcctcctctccaccaaaagacctagccactcttctcctccattggtgccgagcaagcaagcaaggaagaaaggtccccaagcaagttctcaaatctaggaaacttaagcgaagaaggtaagcttcccctcacctgtggtacaaggcttttatgtgattttcggatttataaggattagaaaacctaggaaagaatttaagaaaattcggctaaagaaaaggttttcaaatctaggatgatttaaacaagacctcatttcatgataagattttctatgctatgtagaaggattcctttccatgattttatattaatatgattagttatagaatcaatatttgaacaaatcagaatatgtgatattatgcttaataaattaaattctttaaagtttttattcttccgctgttatagtaaaacatgtacgtaagtagtataagaacgtagcgccgcctttggttgggtaagaagggtggggcgttacagttaaggccattagagattggccaactcctaaaactgtgagtgaggttaggagcttccatgggttggcaagtttctataggaggtttgtaaaggatttcagcacagtggcagcacccctaaatgaaattgttaagaaaaatatgggttttagatggggagagaatcaagaaaaggcatttcaaacacttaaggataaactcacacatgcacccattcttgctttacctgatttttccaaatcttttgaaattgaatgtgatgcatctcatgtgggtattggggctgttttacttcaagatggtcatcccattgcatattttagtgagaaactaagtggcgccactctcaactattccacttatgatatagaattgtatgcacttgttagagcattacaaacatggcagcattatcttttgtctaaagaatttgtcattcatagtgatcatgaatctttgaagtatttgaaagggcaagggaagctcaacaaaaggcatgccaaatgggtcgaatttcttgaacaatttccttatgtgattaagcataagcaaggaaaggtaaacgttgtagcagatgcactttcaagaaggtataacttgttagctacacttgaaactaaattacttggctttgaacatattaaggaattgtatatacatgataatgagttttcccaattatatgctgcgtgtgaaaagaaatcacaaaatgggtttgctaggcatgacaactacttgtttaagaataacagactttgtgtgcctagaggatccatgcgtaaattgctagttagggaagcacatgaggggggtttaatgggacactttggggttcaaaagaccttagaaatgctgcttgaacatttttattggccgcacatgaaacacgatgtgcagaaattttgtgcacaatgcattgtgtgtagaaaagcaaaagctaagacattacctcatggactttacacgcctttgcctattcctaattttccttggactaacttgtctatggattttgttttagggctaccacgtactcaaaaaggtaaggactccatttttgtggtagttgatagattctccaagatggcacacttcataccttgccacaaagtggatgatacaactcatgtggcagatttgtttttcaaagaggtggtaagacttcatggcatgcctaggagcattgtttcagatcgtgacaccaaatttttaagccatttttggaggaccttatggaacaagctaggaacaaagcttcttttctccaccacatgccacccacaaactgacggccagactgaggtggtaaataggacactttctactcttcttagagcaattattaagaagaacattaagtcttgggaagaatgtttacctcatgttgaatttgcttataatagggtccattctactactcaattttctccttttgagattgtttatgggttcaatccactaacacctcttgatttgcttcatttacctaacacttcttctttagttcacaaggatggcaaaacaaaggcagaatatgtgaagaagcttcatgagcaagttaaagttcaaattgagaagaaaatggagcaatatgaaaatcgagccaataaagggagaaaaagagtggtccttgaaccccggtgattgggtgtggcttcatatgaggaaggaacggtttcctacccaaaggaaatcaaagcttcaaccaagaggagatggaccactccaagtgttggaaagaattaatgacaatgcttacaaaattgatttgcccggtgagtaatggggttagtgcaacatttaatgtggctgatttgagtccttttgatgtaggagatgaagacctaaattcgaggacgaattcacctaaagaaggagggaatgatgtgagccaagaagaggcattgaagggaattgggggacccatgacaaggtccaagactaagagaatgaagcaagctttggaaggcttaataatgaggctcaaggaaaaggaggatcaatgcacaatggaggcaacaactaagtggatcacattccttcaatttgaaaatgaaattggaccaacatgaggaccattttcgtgtgcatgcatgggggggtttttctaaagtgacttttgatgtcctttgtgggtttttaatgcatttttgaaagttcctaagctagtataacaaataccatgcatgcatggttgcattaagctagtattagggattagtggataataaaacccatgcatgcaagcatgatatttattgcataattagtgcataggggatcttaagggatgttaaataggagaactcttgtatgacaaatcatgtaagtttgaatgaaaatttgagtttctcttttgtgagagcttccttcttgttcttaggcaaagaactaatttcgatcttatcaaggcaacttgtggcgatcaaactccatgacttatcactcaccttctcatcttgcttgagtgtggcgtcaatacccttccccaagccgaatttcaaggcgatccatttacaaggtttctttatcattgTTCTAAACCCCATGTGAAACTGTTCGGGGCCTGCAGGAATGCAATTAACGAAgaactgttctaagctctaaacagagttgttcatgcttgcagaaatgcaaataCAAAAAagttgttctaagctctaaacaggGCTGTTCATGTTCAGGGAACATGGAAATCCAAGGTTAACATACCAAACTTAAAGCTAATCATGTTCATAGTATTAGCAAGGAAAAAACTAAAGTACAAAGTACACTATGTATGGTTGTTCGTGCCCATCCGATAGCAAAGAAAACTATATAACTAAAATTAGCTAACTTGCTGAAATAAACTAAAATAGCTAACTCGTTGAAATTGAAACTGATATAaagtttattttgtttgttcCAAAAGTCTACAACGTTTCATACTCACTGCCCAGTAACAAAACTTAAAACTACAAGGCTAAATGAAATCCGATCGTACCCATCATGGTAACAAGGAAGTCTAAATTGAAATACTAACTAAAAGGGGCTGTTCTTTTTCATTTCAGCAAGGAAAAACATGAACAAATCTAAAACTAAGATTCATGGCAGCATAGAATCTAAAATGCTAATCATAAGGCTAAAGAATCTAAACCACATGCCTTATCTatacaatatatttattttcttttcttttcctttgaaTTCGCAGCAGCAATCATataaaacaacaagatctacacTGAATTACTAAAGCCATAAGCACAAACTGGAAACTAAAGTTCATATTATAGCCCTTGAAGCGAATAAATCACACATGCATGCTAGGGTTTTAC contains:
- the LOC122011425 gene encoding uncharacterized protein LOC122011425 — encoded protein: KKVKVAALEFTDYALIWWDQLQKERRRYGEHPINTWDEMKTLMRRRFVPSHYHRELHNKLQRLTQGSRSVDDYYKEMEVALIRANIVEDREATMARFLHGLNRDIGDIVELQHYVELDDLVHQAMKIEQQLKRKGVMKKSSSPNYSSSWKDKPKKEGSSSNSKEEASIKKPIPTTSSSTSKSRDIKCFRCLGKGHIASECPNKKTMVVRDNGSISSEEISSHSSSSSDEENDGAAYAQDGDLLVVRRLLGSQAKEHEEDQRENIFHTRCLIQGKTCSMIIDGGSCTNVASTRLVTKLNLKTTPHARPYKLQWLSNSGELVVNQQVLINFSIGKYEDQVLCDIVPMEASHILLGRPWQFDRRDFEDVFPKEVPHGLPPMRGIEHQIDLIPGASLPNRPAYRSNPQETKEIQNQVEELLQKGWVRESLSPCAVPVILVPKKDGTWRFVISSKGVQVDEGKVNAIRDWPTPKTVSEVRSFHGLASFYRRFVKDFSTVAAPLNEIVKKNMGFRWGENQEKAFQTLKDKLTHAPILALPDFSKSFEIECDASHVGIGAVLLQDGHPIAYFSEKLSGATLNYSTYDIELYALVRALQTWQHYLLSKEFVIHSDHESLKYLKGQGKLNKRHAKWVEFLEQFPYVIKHKQGKVNVVADALSRRHDNYLFKNNRLCVPRGSMRKLLVREAHEGGLMGHFGVQKTLEMLLEHFYWPHMKHDVQKFCAQCIVCRKAKAKTLPHGLYTPLPIPNFPWTNLSMDFVLGLPRTQKGKDSIFVVVDRFSKMAHFIPCHKVDDTTHVADLFFKEVVRLHGMPRSIVSDRDTKFLSHFWRTLWNKLGTKLLFSTTCHPQTDGQTEVVNRTLSTLLRAIIKKNIKSWEECLPHVEFAYNRVHSTTQFSPFEIVYGFNPLTPLDLLHLPNTSLHMRKERFPTQRKSKLQPRGDGPLQVLERINDNAYKIDLPGDPFDVGDEDLNSRTNSPKEGGNDVSQEEALKGIGGPMTRSKTKRMKQALEGLIM